A section of the Apostichopus japonicus isolate 1M-3 chromosome 1, ASM3797524v1, whole genome shotgun sequence genome encodes:
- the LOC139965799 gene encoding acetylcholine receptor subunit alpha-type unc-38-like codes for MLKLITCLIFIPAIHGRYERNAEGRIRDYILTHPNLHLTDRPVLHANKSVHIEIKTDFYALIDLNEKDQTLTTASWLTLTWMDERLVWDPEEFDGVRSIVIFNKDVWVPRIMLGNAVSTDALDVVKEDRGTIWLMYNGKLVLGTSVVQSIQCHMMIRYFPFDTQICAYYFVPENQEVDKLNLTSSEVSYPSTLLSSEWEHINTTILNELYPFENYLDDEDALLVSFATIHVILKRDPRYYITTLIIPSTLLCLMSFATFLAPPESGERISLGVSMVLGLTVFQLLVANTLPASKNPPILSEYLTTTFIISCLAVPFSLFNINIAYGERRIGMLKYPFVNHLILDVLPKILGVLTYEERAYSGNMNQGMSQILNDGGLIRVTTIETPPVLNKVQPLTPGYVTKKLTHKEKMQLEARTASLVMDRLVLLLFLLAYFIVAISVVIKFSGNKTSV; via the exons CTATTCATGGGAGGTACGAGAGAAACGCAGAAGGGAGAATACGTGATTACATATTAACTCATCCGAACCTCCATCTGACCGACAGACCTGTTCTTCATGCCAACAAATCTGttcatattgaaataaaaacagacTTTTACGCCTTAATAGATCTG AACGAGAAGGATCAAACACTTACCACTGCCTCTTGGTTGACTTTG ACATGGATGGATGAACGATTAGTTTGGGACCCCGAAGAATTCGATGGCGTAAGAAGTATCGTAATATTCAATAAAGATGTATGGGTACCAAGAATAATGCTTGGCAACGC tGTGAGTACTGATGCATTGGATGTTGTTAAGGAGGATCGAGGTACCATATGGCTCATGTATAACGGAAAGCTTGTTTTGGGGACATCGGTCGTACAGTCCATCCAGTGTCATATGAT gATTCGATATTTTCCCTTTGACACCCAAATCTGCGCCTATTATTTTGTGCCGGAAAACCAAGAGGTTGACAAACTAAACCTCACATCTTCAGAAGTATCATATCCCTCTACCCTACTAAGTAGTGAATGGGAACATATAAACACAACGATTTTGAACGAACTCTATCCATTTGAGAATTATCTAGACGATGAAGATGCACTTTTAGTTTCATTCGCTACGATTCATGTTATCCTCAAAAGGGATCCACGCTACTACATCACTACTCTTATTATTCCATCAACTTTACTTTGTCTCATGTCATTTGCCACGTTCCTGGCTCCTCCTGAAAGCGGAGAAAGAATATCTCTTGGGGTTTCTATGGTTCTTGGTCTGACAGTTTTTCAGTTATTGGTTGCCAATACACTCCCAGCCAGCAAAAATCCACCAATCCTAAGTGAATACCTTACAACGACATTCATCATTTCGTGTCTGGCTGTTCCCTTTTCTTTGTTCAATATAAATATCGCTTACGGTGAACGAAGAATTGGAATGCTAAAGTATCCTTTCGTTAATCATTTGATCTTGGATGTTCTTCCGAAAATTCTCGGTGTACTTACCTACGAAGAGAGAGCTTACAGTGGGAATATGAATCAAGGGATGAGTCAAATTTTGAACGATGGAGGGTTAATTCGGGTAACAACGATTGAGACACCACCAGTtttgaataaagtccagccacTGACTCCTGGTTATGTGACAAAGAAACTTACTCACAAGGAAAAG ATGCAATTGGAAGCTCGTACAGCAAGTTTAGTGATGGACAGATTGGTTCTTCTATTATTTCTCCTTGCTTACTTTATTGTTGCCATATCTGTGGTGATAAAGTTTTCTGGTAACAAAACGTCTGTATAG